In the genome of Populus trichocarpa isolate Nisqually-1 chromosome 6, P.trichocarpa_v4.1, whole genome shotgun sequence, one region contains:
- the LOC7497630 gene encoding mitochondrial carrier protein CoAc2 isoform X1, translating into MGMLLDEIIEAMPVFAKELVAGGVAGGFAKTVVAPLERVKILFQTRRDEFKSVGLFGSFKKISHTEGIMGLYRGNGASVARIVPYAALHYMTYEQYRRWIILSFPDIGRGPVLDLVAGSFAGGTAVLLTYPLDLVRTKLAYQIVSSSKANINGVIGMELVYKGIRDCFSKTLKESGLRGLYRGVAPSLYGIFPYAGLKFYFYEEMKRHVPEEHKKDIVVKMVCGSVAGLLGQTFTYPLDVVRRQMQVQRLSVSNSAELKGTMETLIMIMQKQGWKQLFSGLSINYLKVVPSVAIGFTVYDMMKASLRVPSRDVIEAVTDKRNSQPSLHS; encoded by the exons aTGGGTATGCTGTTAGATGAGATAATAGAGGCCATGCCTGTGTTTGCTAAAGAGTTAGTTGCTGGGGGTGTTGCTGGTGGCTTTGCAAAGACTGTTGTAGCTCCCCTTGAACGTGTCAAGATTTTGTTTCAG ACCAGAAGAGATGAATTCAAGTCTGTTGGGCTGTTTGGATCCTTTAAAAAGATTTCACATACAGAGGGGATTATGGGTTTGTACAG AGGAAACGGTGCTAGTGTTGCACGAATTGTACCTTATGCTGCCCTGCATTACATGACTTATGAGCAATATCGTAGATGGATAATCCTCAGTTTTCCTGATATTGGGAGGGGTCCTGTACTTGATCTCGTGGCAGGATCATTCGCTGGAGGAACAGCTGTGCTTCTTACATATCCTCTTGATTTGGTTAGAACAAAATTGGCTTACCAG ATTGTCAGTTCATCAAAAGCGAATATTAATGGGGTAATTGGTATGGAACTAGTTTATAAAGGAATCCGTGATTGTTTCTCAAAGACTCTTAAGGAATCTGGGCTAAGAGGTCTCTATCGTGGTGTGG CTCCATCTCTTTATGGAATCTTCCCTTACGCTGGTTTGAAGTTTTACTTCTATGAGGAGATGAAACGACATGTCCCTGAGGAGCACAAGAAAGATATTGTGGTGAAAATGGTATGCGGCTCTGTTGCTGGTTTATTGGGCCAGACCTTCACATACCCTCTTGATGTTGTTAGAAGGCAAATGCAG GTTCAAAGGCTATCGGTGTCGAATAGCGCAGAGTTAAAAGGAACCATGGAAACCCTTATTATGATAATGCAGAAGCAGGGGTGGAAGCAATTATTTTCAGGGCTTAGCATCAACTACTTGAAG GTTGTCCCTTCCGTGGCGATTGGTTTTACAGTTTATGATATGATGAAAGCGAGCCTTAGAGTCCCATCACGAGATGTGATAGAAGCAGTGACTGACAAAAGAAATAGTCAACCGTCCCTTCATTCTTGA
- the LOC7497630 gene encoding mitochondrial carrier protein CoAc2 isoform X2 — translation MGLYRGNGASVARIVPYAALHYMTYEQYRRWIILSFPDIGRGPVLDLVAGSFAGGTAVLLTYPLDLVRTKLAYQIVSSSKANINGVIGMELVYKGIRDCFSKTLKESGLRGLYRGVAPSLYGIFPYAGLKFYFYEEMKRHVPEEHKKDIVVKMVCGSVAGLLGQTFTYPLDVVRRQMQVQRLSVSNSAELKGTMETLIMIMQKQGWKQLFSGLSINYLKVVPSVAIGFTVYDMMKASLRVPSRDVIEAVTDKRNSQPSLHS, via the exons ATGGGTTTGTACAG AGGAAACGGTGCTAGTGTTGCACGAATTGTACCTTATGCTGCCCTGCATTACATGACTTATGAGCAATATCGTAGATGGATAATCCTCAGTTTTCCTGATATTGGGAGGGGTCCTGTACTTGATCTCGTGGCAGGATCATTCGCTGGAGGAACAGCTGTGCTTCTTACATATCCTCTTGATTTGGTTAGAACAAAATTGGCTTACCAG ATTGTCAGTTCATCAAAAGCGAATATTAATGGGGTAATTGGTATGGAACTAGTTTATAAAGGAATCCGTGATTGTTTCTCAAAGACTCTTAAGGAATCTGGGCTAAGAGGTCTCTATCGTGGTGTGG CTCCATCTCTTTATGGAATCTTCCCTTACGCTGGTTTGAAGTTTTACTTCTATGAGGAGATGAAACGACATGTCCCTGAGGAGCACAAGAAAGATATTGTGGTGAAAATGGTATGCGGCTCTGTTGCTGGTTTATTGGGCCAGACCTTCACATACCCTCTTGATGTTGTTAGAAGGCAAATGCAG GTTCAAAGGCTATCGGTGTCGAATAGCGCAGAGTTAAAAGGAACCATGGAAACCCTTATTATGATAATGCAGAAGCAGGGGTGGAAGCAATTATTTTCAGGGCTTAGCATCAACTACTTGAAG GTTGTCCCTTCCGTGGCGATTGGTTTTACAGTTTATGATATGATGAAAGCGAGCCTTAGAGTCCCATCACGAGATGTGATAGAAGCAGTGACTGACAAAAGAAATAGTCAACCGTCCCTTCATTCTTGA
- the LOC7484682 gene encoding chaperone protein dnaJ 49 translates to MDSNKDDALKCLEIGKEALESGDRSRALKFITKARRLDPTLAVDDLLSAAEKDEPNKTAAANINNGSTTATASNESKVRQRGSSSSSSSYTEEQISIVREIRKKKNYYEILGLEKSCSVEDVRKAYRKLSLKVHPDKNKSPGAEDAFKAVSKAFQCLSNEESRSKYDVTGTEEPLYERRSSSHHRHGYYNYNDDLDPDEIFRQFFFGGGMRPATTQFRSFNFGAGMGGPRTDHNGSGFNFRALIQLLPVLLIFLFNFLPSSEPIYALSRSYPYEYRFTTQRGVNFYVKSTKFEKDYLPGTHEREALEAKVEKDYVSVLVQNCRFELQRKQWGFVRETPHCEMLQQFQDGELAA, encoded by the coding sequence ATGGATAGCAACAAAGACGATGCGTTGAAATGCTTGGAAATCGGCAAAGAAGCCCTCGAATCCGGTGATCGAAGCCGTGCTTTAAAATTCATCACCAAAGCTCGCCGCCTGGATCCTACTCTCGCCGTCGACGATCTCTTATCTGCGGCGGAAAAGGATGAGCCAAATAAAACGGCGGCTGCAAACATTAATAATGGGTCCACAACAGCCACGGCCTCAAACGAATCCAAAGTTCGCCAAAGGgggtcatcatcatcatcatcatcatatacaGAGGAGCAAATTTCGATTGTGAGAGAAatcaggaagaagaagaattactATGAGATTTTGGGATTGGAAAAGTCTTGCTCTGTAGAAGATGTTCGAAAAGCATATCGAAAACTATCACTGAAAGTCCATCCTGATAAGAACAAGTCTCCTGGAGCTGAGGATGCATTTAAAGCTGTTTCGAAAGCGTTCCAGTGCCTTAGCAATGAAGAGAGCAGGAGCAAGTATGATGTTACCGGAACTGAAGAGCCTCTCTACGAGAGACGCTCTTCCAGTCATCATCGTCAtggatattataattataacgaTGATTTGGATCCTGACGAGATATTCAGGCAATTCTTCTTTGGAGGTGGAATGAGGCCTGCCACCACCCAGTTTCGGAGTTTTAATTTTGGAGCAGGAATGGGTGGCCCTAGAACGGATCATAATGGATCTGGCTTTAACTTCCGTGCATTGATTCAATTGCTCCCGGTTcttcttattttccttttcaactttCTACCGTCATCTGAGCCTATTTATGCACTTTCCAGGTCCTATCCTTATGAGTACAGGTTTACTACGCAGAGAGGGgttaatttttatgtgaaaagCACCAAGTTTGAGAAGGATTATCTACCGGGTACCCATGAGAGGGAGGCGCTGGAAGCCAAGGTGGAGAAGGACTACGTCTCTGTCCTTGTGCAGAATTGTAGGTTTGAGTTGCAGAGGAAGCAGTGGGGTTTTGTAAGGGAGACTCCTCATTGTGAAATGTTGCAGCAGTTTCAAGATGGGGAATTGGCGGCTTGA